A single Tenacibaculum sp. Bg11-29 DNA region contains:
- a CDS encoding GTP-binding protein codes for MKKLPVTVLSGFLGAGKTTLLNHILHNKEGLKVAVIVNDMSEVNIDAQFIKNENALSRTEEKLVEMSNGCICCTLREDLMVEVEKLALQNKFDYLLIESTGISEPVPVAQTFTFESEDGKIDLSRFSYIDNMITVVDAFNFLKDFSSSDYLATRELTNIDGDDRTIVNLLTDQIEFANVIIINKIDLVTKEQVAELRAIIKKLNPEARIISTKNSKIKLENVLNTGLFNYEKAEASAGWIKELENEHVPETDEFGISSFVFKSKKPFHPERFFNYLNQSFPQNVIRSKGLFWLASRSNQALSWSSAGGSCKADPAGVWWASMPFQERINYASFNDNKDGIESDWDVLFGDRKIELVFIGQLLNKEEMIIQLNECLLTNKEIQLWKDKSFSQADKWPIAI; via the coding sequence ATGAAAAAATTACCTGTAACTGTATTAAGTGGCTTTTTAGGAGCTGGAAAAACAACATTACTAAATCACATATTGCATAATAAAGAAGGCTTAAAAGTAGCTGTGATTGTAAATGATATGAGTGAAGTGAATATTGATGCTCAATTCATTAAAAATGAAAATGCACTCTCTAGAACTGAAGAAAAATTAGTAGAAATGTCTAATGGATGTATTTGCTGTACACTTCGTGAAGATCTTATGGTAGAGGTAGAAAAACTAGCATTACAGAACAAATTTGATTACCTTTTAATAGAAAGTACTGGTATAAGTGAGCCAGTACCGGTGGCACAAACATTTACTTTTGAAAGTGAAGATGGTAAGATAGATTTAAGCCGATTTAGTTATATAGATAATATGATAACAGTAGTTGATGCTTTTAATTTCTTAAAAGATTTTTCGAGTTCAGATTATTTAGCGACAAGAGAACTTACTAATATTGATGGTGATGATAGAACTATTGTAAACTTATTAACCGATCAAATTGAGTTTGCAAACGTTATTATAATTAATAAAATTGATTTAGTAACTAAAGAACAGGTAGCAGAACTTCGCGCTATTATTAAAAAGTTAAACCCTGAAGCTAGAATTATTTCAACTAAAAATTCTAAAATCAAACTAGAAAATGTATTAAACACAGGCTTATTTAATTATGAAAAAGCAGAGGCTTCTGCTGGTTGGATAAAAGAATTAGAAAATGAACACGTGCCTGAAACCGATGAATTTGGTATAAGTTCTTTTGTTTTTAAAAGTAAAAAACCATTTCACCCTGAACGTTTTTTTAACTATCTAAATCAAAGTTTTCCTCAAAATGTTATTAGAAGTAAAGGATTGTTTTGGTTAGCTTCAAGATCTAATCAAGCATTATCATGGAGTTCAGCAGGCGGTTCTTGTAAAGCAGATCCGGCTGGGGTTTGGTGGGCATCTATGCCATTTCAAGAAAGAATTAATTATGCTTCTTTTAATGATAACAAAGATGGTATTGAGTCTGATTGGGATGTTCTTTTTGGAGATCGAAAAATAGAGTTAGTATTTATTGGTCAACTATTAAATAAAGAGGAAATGATCATTCAATTAAATGAATGTTTACTTACCAATAAAGAGATTCAATTATGGAAAGATAAATCATTTTCACAAGCTGATAAATGGCCAATTGCTATATAA
- a CDS encoding methionine aminotransferase: MSKLPNTTASIFSVMSQLAQKHNAINLSQGFPNFPVDERLLQISNRLLTTNVHQYTPMAGLPSLLEKIASLTQKNYQRKVNTSSEILITAGATQGIYTTINTFITYNDEVIILDPSYDSYEPSVLVAGGKPVRVSLNDDYSPNFNRIEAVITSKTKLIIINNPHNPTGKIWKEEEFQALETILDKHSNILLLSDEVYEYISFKHPHISINSRPKLIDKTIIASSFGKSLHVTGWKVGYLIAPERLMNEIKKVHQFLVFSINSFSQHAISEYLDIVDFSKIATMYERKRALFQDILKNSRFELLQSEGTYFQIASYKEISAKSDTEFAKDLITKHNVAAIPISVFYKDATDKQMLRFCFAKTDETLIAAAEKLTKI; the protein is encoded by the coding sequence ATGTCAAAGTTACCAAACACAACTGCTAGTATATTTTCTGTAATGTCGCAATTAGCACAAAAACACAATGCGATTAATTTATCACAAGGATTTCCTAATTTCCCTGTAGATGAGCGATTACTTCAAATTTCAAATCGTTTATTAACAACAAATGTTCATCAATATACACCCATGGCAGGGTTGCCTTCATTATTAGAAAAAATAGCCTCATTAACTCAAAAAAACTACCAACGAAAAGTAAATACTTCATCTGAAATATTAATTACAGCGGGTGCAACACAAGGTATTTATACTACGATTAACACTTTTATTACTTATAACGATGAAGTAATAATTTTAGACCCAAGCTACGATAGCTATGAGCCTTCTGTTTTAGTAGCAGGAGGAAAGCCAGTACGTGTTTCTTTAAATGATGATTATTCACCCAATTTTAACCGAATAGAAGCAGTAATAACATCAAAAACCAAACTTATAATTATTAATAATCCGCATAACCCTACTGGTAAAATTTGGAAAGAAGAAGAGTTTCAAGCTTTAGAAACGATCTTAGATAAGCACTCAAATATCTTATTATTAAGTGATGAAGTTTATGAATATATATCGTTTAAACATCCTCATATTTCTATAAATAGCCGACCTAAATTAATTGATAAAACAATTATAGCTTCTTCTTTTGGTAAATCATTGCATGTTACTGGTTGGAAAGTTGGTTATTTAATTGCTCCAGAAAGATTAATGAATGAAATTAAAAAGGTGCATCAATTTTTAGTTTTTAGTATTAATAGTTTTTCACAACATGCTATTTCTGAGTATTTAGATATTGTTGATTTTAGTAAAATAGCAACAATGTACGAACGTAAAAGAGCTTTGTTTCAAGATATTCTTAAAAACAGTCGATTTGAGTTATTACAGTCTGAAGGAACCTATTTTCAAATTGCAAGTTATAAAGAAATTAGTGCTAAAAGCGATACTGAATTTGCTAAAGATTTAATTACAAAACACAATGTTGCTGCAATTCCTATATCCGTTTTTTATAAAGATGCAACCGATAAACAAATGCTTCGTTTTTGTTTTGCCAAAACTGATGAAACTTTAATTGCTGCGGCTGAAAAATTAACTAAAATATAA
- a CDS encoding DUF481 domain-containing protein codes for MHLRILVIIFLFLSGYTFSQKTEGLTTVKDSLKVDGSLSLMANFQTGTIDETLLTGRGEINFKKNNNRLNLGLNYKFLSVEDFELDSDYYVHASYNLKEHNKLYFTYSVNISKANSYSLDYAFLTGPGVAWNIHQKSEQNYVDLGIYVGYMAVKFAPFNKHESASTGLRLRSHFPVTKTMGIRYSIDTYLSFSDSDYSGIESRLDVFFDISKSLKFNISYSVWHNSKEVPMAEKTNSVLTPGLTLNF; via the coding sequence ATGCATCTAAGAATATTAGTCATTATTTTTTTATTTTTATCAGGCTACACTTTTAGTCAAAAAACCGAAGGATTAACTACTGTAAAAGATTCTTTGAAAGTGGATGGTTCATTATCACTAATGGCTAATTTTCAAACAGGTACTATAGATGAAACATTATTAACAGGAAGAGGAGAAATAAATTTCAAGAAAAATAACAATCGATTAAACTTAGGATTAAATTATAAATTCTTATCTGTTGAAGATTTTGAATTAGATAGTGATTACTATGTTCATGCTAGTTACAACTTAAAAGAACATAATAAACTTTACTTTACCTATTCGGTAAATATATCAAAAGCAAACTCTTATTCACTCGATTACGCTTTTCTAACTGGTCCTGGTGTCGCTTGGAACATTCATCAAAAATCAGAGCAAAACTATGTCGATTTAGGGATTTATGTTGGCTATATGGCTGTGAAATTTGCTCCATTTAATAAGCATGAATCTGCCAGTACAGGTCTTAGGTTGCGTTCACATTTTCCTGTAACAAAAACTATGGGTATTAGATATTCAATTGACACATATTTATCATTCTCGGATAGTGATTATAGTGGTATTGAAAGTCGTTTAGATGTATTCTTTGATATAAGTAAATCATTAAAATTTAACATATCATATAGCGTCTGGCATAATAGCAAAGAAGTCCCTATGGCAGAAAAAACCAACTCCGTTTTAACTCCAGGTTTAACGCTTAATTTTTAA
- a CDS encoding MarR family winged helix-turn-helix transcriptional regulator yields MKWSELYIKDIKNLQLKAILNVVYTGFRYEKRIKELLTPMGISHQQFEVLKILEEFPSKPFSLKEIQMQLLNQTSNATRLVEKLRLKELLQTSPSKENKSKLDIMITKKGLDLLKKTEHPVKLMMAEIKENLSDDEANEISRVLTKVQDSLDEKEHNVQ; encoded by the coding sequence ATGAAATGGAGCGAATTATATATAAAAGACATAAAAAACTTACAGTTGAAAGCAATTCTTAATGTAGTATATACAGGTTTTAGATACGAAAAACGAATTAAAGAACTTCTTACACCGATGGGGATTTCTCATCAGCAGTTTGAAGTTTTGAAAATATTGGAAGAGTTCCCTAGTAAGCCTTTTAGTTTGAAAGAAATTCAGATGCAATTATTAAATCAAACATCTAATGCTACGCGGTTGGTAGAGAAACTAAGATTAAAAGAGTTGCTACAAACTTCCCCTAGTAAAGAAAACAAGAGTAAGTTGGATATTATGATTACTAAGAAAGGTTTAGATTTGTTAAAGAAAACGGAACACCCAGTTAAATTAATGATGGCTGAAATTAAAGAAAATTTAAGTGATGATGAGGCTAATGAAATATCAAGAGTTCTTACTAAAGTTCAGGATTCATTAGACGAAAAGGAACATAATGTTCAATAA
- a CDS encoding outer membrane beta-barrel family protein, whose protein sequence is MKAIVKLILLLCVINTYSQNSISGKITDGTTNDIISWADVILYQGETIVTAVITNDKGEFSLENIKDGAYKLKTHYLGYKEYSADFELKNNEKKQFSIQLESDASELDEVVIIAEKTTIQHRSDRKIVNLGKDLLSSGAAATDIFNKLPSVKVSVDGNVSLRGDQNVKILVNGKSQSLPNDRLLQQIPSSAISKIEIITNPSAKYEAAGVSGIINIITKRKYNIGGKINLSTAIGTGKELRANSNIDISYATKKIKTYVNYSYNKSIWDTKEISNNERESIKFENQQNQLSFNKTPYLKGGLDFFIDSTSALSVSASLSKYSFASSGKNNIIETSLLDNTITNSIFKLESKSTGNNNDFNINYRKELNGSDHYIEADANYSFSPFKFNSDRKTDRDNSTTTELQGDNLIDSSNITTLNLDYYKNTEKSTLELGLRSELRNLEKSQNFYMITQTETQTNTNYKYNDGIYAAYGVYDRQFGDLSIKGGLRLEHTAFNLKNNDNTIKSDYTDLFPSLSASFNKNGHKLSLNYSRRISRPSVWHISNTIFTFSQYSQFSGNPDLKPEYANKMEFNYYKKFEKFNLNSSIFYTGVSDVITFVTTINGNNAINYFDNVGKSQNYGLELYSRINLFNWWDATVDATYYFKKFKNQSFLNTKTFNHEYNINNTFKPFNGVSVQANFGIRPKNVGLQNTTKGFSYTDLAISKDLFNKKGQIILRVNDIFDSKKRTNYGEVNGFSFNSVSQSPSSRHLYVTFKYNLSFGNKNITDKNRNRKDRDYTKRQ, encoded by the coding sequence ATGAAAGCAATAGTTAAATTAATTCTATTATTATGTGTAATCAATACATACTCACAAAATAGTATTTCAGGAAAAATTACAGATGGTACAACAAATGATATAATCTCTTGGGCAGATGTTATATTATACCAAGGTGAAACAATAGTAACAGCTGTGATTACAAATGATAAAGGAGAGTTTTCATTAGAGAACATAAAAGATGGAGCTTATAAATTAAAAACTCATTATTTAGGATATAAAGAATATAGTGCTGATTTTGAATTAAAAAACAATGAGAAAAAACAGTTTTCAATTCAATTAGAGAGTGATGCAAGTGAACTTGATGAAGTGGTTATCATTGCCGAAAAAACAACGATACAACATAGAAGTGACAGAAAAATAGTGAATTTGGGCAAAGATTTATTGTCATCAGGTGCTGCAGCTACAGATATTTTCAACAAACTACCATCTGTTAAAGTAAGTGTTGATGGAAACGTAAGTTTACGAGGTGACCAGAATGTAAAAATATTGGTTAATGGAAAAAGTCAATCGTTACCAAATGATAGATTACTCCAGCAAATACCTTCCAGTGCTATTTCAAAAATTGAGATTATAACAAACCCTTCTGCCAAATATGAAGCTGCAGGAGTATCAGGGATAATTAATATAATTACTAAAAGAAAATATAATATTGGTGGTAAAATAAATCTATCCACAGCTATAGGTACAGGTAAAGAGCTAAGAGCCAACTCAAATATTGATATAAGTTATGCCACAAAAAAAATAAAAACGTATGTAAATTATAGTTATAATAAATCAATTTGGGACACCAAAGAAATAAGTAATAACGAACGTGAATCTATAAAATTTGAAAATCAACAAAATCAATTATCATTTAATAAAACACCATATTTAAAAGGTGGTTTAGATTTTTTTATTGACAGTACCAGTGCACTTTCAGTTTCAGCAAGCTTATCTAAATATAGCTTTGCAAGTAGTGGAAAAAATAACATTATAGAAACATCTTTACTTGATAATACTATTACCAATTCAATCTTTAAATTAGAATCTAAAAGTACTGGTAATAATAATGATTTTAATATTAATTATAGAAAAGAGCTTAATGGTTCTGACCATTATATTGAAGCCGATGCAAATTATTCATTTTCTCCTTTTAAGTTTAACTCTGACAGAAAAACAGATAGAGATAACTCTACTACTACAGAATTACAAGGTGACAATTTAATCGACTCAAGTAATATAACTACCTTAAATTTAGATTATTATAAAAACACTGAAAAAAGCACTTTAGAATTAGGGTTACGGTCTGAATTAAGGAATTTAGAAAAATCTCAGAATTTCTATATGATTACCCAAACCGAAACTCAAACAAATACAAACTATAAATACAACGATGGGATATACGCTGCTTATGGAGTATATGATAGACAATTTGGGGATTTAAGTATAAAAGGAGGTTTACGATTAGAACACACCGCTTTTAATCTAAAAAATAATGATAATACGATAAAAAGTGACTACACAGATTTGTTTCCTTCGTTAAGTGCGTCATTTAATAAAAATGGACATAAATTATCATTAAACTATAGTAGAAGAATTTCGCGACCAAGTGTATGGCATATAAGCAATACAATATTCACTTTTTCTCAATATTCTCAGTTTTCTGGAAACCCAGACCTGAAACCTGAATATGCAAACAAAATGGAATTTAATTATTATAAAAAATTCGAGAAATTTAATTTAAACAGTTCTATTTTTTATACAGGAGTTAGTGATGTTATTACTTTTGTAACAACTATTAATGGTAATAATGCCATAAATTATTTTGACAATGTTGGAAAATCACAAAATTATGGTCTTGAACTTTATTCTCGAATAAACCTTTTTAATTGGTGGGATGCTACAGTTGACGCAACATATTACTTTAAGAAATTTAAAAATCAGTCTTTTTTAAATACAAAAACATTTAATCATGAATACAATATTAACAACACTTTTAAGCCCTTTAATGGCGTAAGTGTTCAAGCAAATTTTGGGATTCGCCCTAAAAATGTAGGGTTACAAAACACTACAAAAGGCTTTTCTTATACAGACTTGGCTATTAGTAAAGACCTTTTTAATAAAAAAGGACAAATAATACTACGTGTTAATGATATATTTGATTCTAAAAAAAGAACAAATTATGGGGAAGTGAATGGATTTTCATTTAATAGTGTTTCTCAGTCACCTTCATCAAGACATCTGTATGTAACTTTTAAATATAATTTATCCTTTGGTAATAAAAATATTACAGATAAAAACCGAAATAGAAAAGATAGGGATTACACCAAGCGTCAATAA
- a CDS encoding LytTR family DNA-binding domain-containing protein: MNCIIIEDEIPAQEILITYIGKIPDLEIKGVFNSALMANKILKEEQIDILFLDINLPNISGMNYLKTLQNPPYVIMTTAYSNYAAESFEFDTIVDYLTKPFSFERFLKAINKVENRQSTIKPIKSDTIQITKNEDSVFINVDKTLHKINLNTILYVQSDRNYVTVVTENISLSFIDSLKKWNDYLIDEQFLQIHKSYIINLNYVEKVTGNLVYINKQKIPVGRTFKDVLFEKIKPIN; this comes from the coding sequence ATGAATTGTATAATAATAGAAGATGAGATTCCTGCACAAGAAATCTTAATTACATATATCGGTAAAATACCAGATTTGGAAATTAAGGGCGTTTTTAATTCTGCGCTTATGGCAAACAAAATATTAAAAGAAGAGCAAATAGATATTTTATTTTTAGATATTAATTTACCAAATATTTCTGGAATGAATTATTTAAAAACACTACAAAACCCTCCTTATGTAATAATGACTACTGCATACTCTAATTATGCAGCTGAAAGTTTTGAATTTGATACTATCGTAGATTACCTAACAAAACCCTTTAGTTTCGAACGTTTTTTAAAAGCTATAAACAAAGTCGAAAATAGGCAATCAACTATAAAACCTATAAAATCAGACACTATTCAGATTACAAAAAATGAAGACTCTGTGTTTATTAATGTTGATAAAACCTTGCATAAAATCAACCTTAATACTATTCTTTATGTACAGTCAGACAGGAATTATGTAACTGTAGTTACCGAAAACATTAGCCTTTCATTTATTGATAGTTTAAAAAAATGGAATGACTATTTAATAGATGAACAATTTTTACAGATTCATAAATCATATATTATTAATCTAAATTATGTTGAAAAAGTGACAGGTAACCTTGTTTATATTAATAAACAAAAAATCCCAGTAGGAAGAACTTTTAAAGACGTTTTATTTGAAAAAATAAAACCTATTAATTAA
- the folE gene encoding GTP cyclohydrolase I FolE — protein MNNKEEIEIIGDDHYSKSIKTPLRPDAFDKSNDEKIKNIQHHFKMIMHEMGLDLTDDSLSGTPYRVAKMYVKELFYGLNPANKPKLSTFQNKYGYKKMLVEQNITIDSACEHHFLPITGFAHVAYVPKDKVIGLSKINRLVDYYARRPQVQERLVLQILNDLQDVLDTKDVIVSVTAKHLCVSSRGIKDQSSFTTTLEYGGCFSETATRNEFLKIITQQKL, from the coding sequence ATGAACAATAAAGAAGAAATTGAAATAATAGGGGATGATCATTATTCAAAAAGTATTAAAACCCCATTACGTCCAGACGCGTTTGATAAATCTAATGATGAAAAGATTAAAAATATACAACATCATTTTAAGATGATAATGCATGAAATGGGCTTAGATCTAACAGATGATAGCTTATCAGGTACTCCATATCGAGTAGCAAAAATGTATGTTAAAGAATTGTTTTATGGATTAAACCCTGCTAACAAGCCTAAACTGTCAACATTTCAAAATAAATATGGGTACAAAAAAATGTTAGTTGAACAGAATATTACCATTGATTCTGCTTGCGAACATCATTTTTTACCAATAACAGGATTTGCTCATGTAGCATACGTTCCTAAAGACAAAGTTATTGGACTATCAAAAATTAATCGATTGGTCGATTATTATGCACGTCGCCCACAGGTACAGGAAAGGTTAGTGCTACAAATTTTAAACGATTTACAGGATGTTTTAGATACAAAAGATGTTATCGTCTCTGTAACAGCCAAACATCTTTGTGTTTCTTCTAGAGGCATAAAAGATCAAAGCAGCTTTACGACAACTTTAGAATATGGAGGATGCTTCTCAGAAACAGCAACTCGTAATGAATTTTTAAAAATAATAACGCAACAAAAATTATAA
- a CDS encoding sensor histidine kinase produces MKYNDMKYNLSMKLIIHLFFWVFYFVVVFFLEPYYGNATMSWIDKIDVKLLLIVVGLTYINDQLFLPYFFKNKKYITYSLLIVTLLFLITTIYCYYIIDCSCSYGACLSQNLWKFVLPIIFLSLIWILMSLFEKQKELEKINKERLEIELKFLKSQINPHVLFNNLNTIYSQAVKGADNVPEMILMLSENLKYILYQSETNIVPLEKDIDFIDNYLEFQKMRTQGINNIIYTKNIDSLNHSIAPLLLIGLIENAFKHSSYKENLLSDIEIIINVQNGKLHFICKNEVDNSQNKTNTEGLQIGLKNLKQRLDLMYKGNYSLEKIENENNFIADLKITLT; encoded by the coding sequence ATGAAATATAATGACATGAAATATAACTTATCAATGAAACTAATAATTCATCTGTTCTTTTGGGTATTCTATTTTGTGGTTGTCTTTTTTTTAGAACCTTACTATGGCAATGCTACCATGAGTTGGATTGATAAGATTGATGTAAAACTATTGCTTATTGTAGTGGGATTAACGTACATAAATGATCAGTTATTTCTTCCTTATTTCTTTAAAAATAAAAAATACATCACCTACAGTCTTTTAATAGTAACACTATTATTTTTAATTACTACAATCTACTGTTATTACATTATTGATTGCTCTTGTAGTTATGGTGCTTGTTTATCACAAAATTTATGGAAATTTGTTTTACCAATCATTTTTCTATCTTTAATATGGATATTAATGTCCTTATTTGAAAAACAAAAGGAGTTAGAGAAAATCAATAAAGAACGATTAGAAATAGAACTTAAGTTTTTGAAATCTCAAATTAATCCACACGTACTCTTTAACAACCTTAATACTATTTATTCACAAGCAGTAAAAGGTGCAGATAATGTTCCTGAAATGATTTTAATGTTATCTGAAAATTTAAAGTATATTCTTTATCAGAGTGAAACTAATATAGTGCCTTTAGAAAAAGATATTGATTTTATTGATAATTATCTTGAATTTCAAAAAATGAGAACACAAGGAATAAACAATATCATCTATACAAAAAATATCGATTCATTAAACCATTCTATTGCTCCGTTATTGTTAATTGGTCTTATAGAAAACGCATTTAAACACAGTAGCTATAAAGAAAATTTATTAAGTGATATTGAAATAATAATTAATGTACAAAACGGAAAACTTCATTTTATTTGTAAAAATGAAGTTGATAATTCTCAAAATAAAACCAATACTGAAGGATTACAAATTGGTTTAAAGAATCTTAAGCAACGTCTTGATTTAATGTATAAGGGCAATTATTCATTAGAAAAAATAGAAAATGAAAACAATTTTATAGCAGATTTAAAGATAACCTTAACATGA
- a CDS encoding DoxX protein, whose translation MKTSKTKTVIRIIYGAFLAFFGLNGIFQFMPLPAPTPEGGEFLGALLKAGYIMPIVGILEVGVGVLLLINRYTSLALILIFPIILNAFLFHLALDLPGIGGSLLALILNVTLFVLYKDSYKQIFQLKSN comes from the coding sequence ATGAAAACAAGCAAAACAAAAACAGTAATCAGAATTATTTATGGAGCATTTTTGGCTTTTTTTGGTCTAAATGGAATTTTTCAATTTATGCCGCTGCCAGCACCAACACCTGAAGGTGGTGAATTTTTAGGAGCATTGCTAAAAGCAGGATATATTATGCCAATTGTAGGAATTTTAGAAGTAGGCGTAGGAGTTTTACTATTAATCAACCGTTATACCTCATTAGCTTTAATACTTATTTTCCCTATAATATTAAATGCCTTTCTATTTCACTTAGCCTTAGACTTACCAGGTATTGGAGGCTCTTTATTAGCATTAATACTTAACGTAACTTTATTTGTTTTATATAAAGATTCTTATAAGCAAATTTTTCAATTAAAATCAAACTAA
- a CDS encoding MerC domain-containing protein, which translates to MIFTNQKSDNLGVLTSTLCLIHCIATPFIFIVQSCSITCCDSAPTWWRFIDYFFLVISVIAIYYSTQTTTIKWMKPSLWLSWSLLFLIIVNEKVAWVSLHESFIYFPALSLIILHQYNKKYCKCNVTKCCTNEQ; encoded by the coding sequence ATGATATTCACAAACCAAAAATCAGATAATTTAGGAGTTCTAACAAGCACACTATGTTTAATACATTGTATTGCTACTCCTTTTATATTTATAGTACAAAGCTGCTCAATAACTTGTTGCGATAGCGCACCTACTTGGTGGAGATTTATAGACTATTTTTTTTTAGTAATCTCAGTAATAGCCATTTATTATTCAACACAAACAACTACTATTAAGTGGATGAAACCATCGTTGTGGCTAAGTTGGTCTCTTTTATTTTTAATCATAGTAAACGAAAAAGTTGCATGGGTATCTTTACATGAAAGCTTTATCTATTTTCCTGCGCTCTCATTGATAATCTTACATCAATACAATAAAAAATATTGTAAATGTAACGTAACAAAATGCTGTACAAATGAACAATAA
- a CDS encoding cupin domain-containing protein, which translates to MENLIKTNKKTVIKKASDAKKYWMTENEFIGIIAGKEATNSEYVISDGIIEPDGFVPNHYHKWEDQTFHIVEGDLEVKIGNETVLVSAGDSIHCPKGVSHYMKNTGDKDAKLISYIFPGDWAEDFFAETSKQVKSGKFDFALIEEKFGVVYIE; encoded by the coding sequence ATGGAAAATTTGATTAAGACCAATAAAAAAACAGTAATAAAAAAAGCTAGTGATGCTAAAAAGTATTGGATGACTGAAAATGAATTTATAGGTATCATAGCTGGTAAAGAGGCTACAAATTCTGAATATGTTATTAGTGATGGTATTATTGAGCCTGATGGATTTGTACCTAACCATTATCATAAATGGGAAGATCAAACTTTCCATATTGTAGAAGGGGATTTAGAAGTTAAAATTGGTAATGAAACAGTCTTGGTTAGCGCAGGAGACTCTATTCATTGTCCAAAAGGAGTATCACACTATATGAAAAATACAGGAGATAAAGATGCAAAATTAATTAGCTACATATTTCCAGGGGATTGGGCTGAAGATTTTTTTGCAGAAACTAGTAAACAAGTAAAGTCTGGAAAATTTGACTTTGCATTAATTGAAGAAAAATTTGGAGTAGTTTATATAGAATAA